Proteins encoded in a region of the Thermodesulfobacteriota bacterium genome:
- a CDS encoding nucleoside recognition protein → MTAMLLDSLGRVLLTVGKIALIIVPLTVGYQLLRDNRWLSRRASPYGTAFRRLGLGQGALVPLLAGLVLGIVYGAGVLIQESRSGQMSSREVFLLSLFLCTCHAVVEDTLLFVVVGGDALWILGPRILLAVAATAVLARVLPAERG, encoded by the coding sequence GTGACGGCGATGCTCCTCGACTCCCTGGGACGCGTGCTCCTCACCGTGGGGAAGATCGCCCTCATCATTGTGCCCCTCACCGTGGGGTACCAGCTCCTGCGCGACAACCGCTGGCTCTCCCGGCGCGCCTCCCCCTACGGAACCGCCTTTCGGCGGCTCGGACTCGGGCAGGGTGCCCTGGTCCCCCTGCTGGCCGGCCTGGTGCTCGGCATCGTGTACGGCGCCGGTGTGCTCATCCAAGAGTCCCGCTCGGGGCAGATGAGCTCCCGCGAGGTCTTCCTCCTCTCCCTTTTCCTGTGCACCTGCCACGCGGTCGTCGAAGACACCCTGCTCTTCGTCGTGGTCGGGGGCGATGCCCTGTGGATCCTGGGTCCCCGCATCCTCCTGGCGGTGGCAGCCACGGCGGTGCTGGCGCGGGTCCTCCCGGCAGAACGCGGGTGA
- a CDS encoding nucleoside recognition domain-containing protein, with protein MDATPALLGSVRVGLRRGLSSVLILARVMVPVYLAVDLLRHTPVLDAVAGALHPLMALFGLPGEAAMVLVAGALINLYAAIGALAPLGLGGREVTILGLMLGLAHGLILETAIMRQVSQRWLLLAMLRMLLAIVAGLVVHRILP; from the coding sequence GTGGACGCGACTCCTGCCCTTCTCGGCTCGGTGCGCGTGGGTCTGCGCCGCGGCCTGTCCTCGGTGCTGATCCTCGCCCGGGTCATGGTACCGGTCTACCTTGCTGTCGATCTGCTGCGGCACACACCGGTTCTCGACGCCGTGGCCGGCGCCCTGCATCCGCTCATGGCGCTCTTCGGGCTCCCGGGCGAGGCGGCGATGGTCCTGGTGGCCGGCGCTCTCATCAACCTGTACGCGGCCATCGGAGCCCTGGCCCCCCTGGGACTCGGGGGGCGGGAGGTGACGATCCTGGGGCTCATGCTGGGGCTTGCCCACGGCCTCATCCTGGAGACGGCCATCATGAGGCAGGTGAGCCAACGCTGGCTCCTGCTCGCGATGCTCCGGATGCTCCTCGCGATCGTGGCGGGCCTTGTCGTGCACCGGATACTGCCGTGA